One Brassica oleracea var. oleracea cultivar TO1000 chromosome C7, BOL, whole genome shotgun sequence genomic window carries:
- the LOC106301180 gene encoding ATP synthase subunit delta, chloroplastic-like has translation MASLQSTPTSLGSKLHLSSHATTQRTLPLTVRFPRRRNAGGGVKMSSPVSEIYATALADVAKANNTLEPTCSDLEKLEKTFSDPKVLELFVNPTVELRKKREVIDLISESLSLLPHTSNFLNVLIDSNRIDLVKEIAKEFEAVYNKMTKTELVVVKSVVKLDSQHLAQVAKHVQRLTGARNVRIRTVIDESLIAGFTIRYGGSGSKLIDMSVKKRLEDITTQVQIEG, from the coding sequence ATGGCTTCTCTCCAGTCAACCCCAACATCTCTCGGCTCCAAGCTCCATCTCTCATCTCACGCAACCACACAGCGTACCCTCCCCCTCACCGTCCGATTCCCTCGTCGCCGCAACGCCGGCGGCGGCGTGAAAATGTCATCGCCGGTTTCCGAAATCTACGCGACGGCGTTGGCTGACGTGGCGAAAGCGAACAACACTCTAGAACCAACCTGCAGCGACTTGGAGAAGCTGGAGAAGACCTTCTCCGACCCGAAGGTTCTAGAGCTGTTCGTGAACCCGACGGTGGAGCTTCGGAAGAAGCGAGAGGTGATCGACTTGATCTCCGAGTCTTTATCGCTGCTTCCACACACGTCCAACTTCTTGAACGTGTTGATCGATTCGAATCGGATAGATCTAGTGAAGGAGATCGCGAAGGAGTTCGAAGCTGTGTACAACAAGATGACGAAGACGGAGCTCGTGGTTGTGAAGTCGGTGGTGAAGCTCGATTCTCAGCATCTTGCTCAGGTGGCGAAGCATGTGCAGAGGCTCACCGGAGCTAGGAATGTGAGAATCAGAACGGTGATTGACGAGAGTTTGATAGCTGGGTTCACGATTAGGTACGGTGGCTCAGGTTCTAAGCTTATTGATATGAGTGTGAAGAAGCGGCTTGAGGATATCACTACTCAGGTACAAATTGAAGGTTGA
- the LOC106301472 gene encoding cytochrome c — protein sequence MASFDEAPPGNSKAGEKIFRTKCAQCHTVDKGAGHKQGPNLNGLFGRQSGTTAGYSYSAANKNKAVEWEEKTLYDYLLNPKKYIPGTKMVFPGLKKPQDRADLIAYLKEATA from the exons ATGGCGTCGTTCGATGAAGCACCACCAGGAAACTCCAAGGCCGGTGAGAAGATCTTCAGAACCAAGTGCGCTCAGTGTCACACCGTCGACAAAGGCGCCGGTCACAAACAAG GACCGAACCTAAACGGTCTGTTTGGAAGGCAGTCTGGAACAACAGCCGGTTACTCTTACTCTGCGGCTAACAAGAACAAGGCTGTTGAATGGGAAGAGAAGACCTTGTACGATTACTTGCTCAACCCCAAGAAG TACATTCCTGGAACAAAGATGGTCTTCCCTGGGCTCAAGAAGCCACAAGATCGCGCTGATCTCATCGCCTACTTGAAGGAAGCTACTGCTTAG
- the LOC106305033 gene encoding beta carbonic anhydrase 5, chloroplastic-like, giving the protein MASSISHDPSSSFTSLLNLQYQQSIFGYKDKARDFEKTQLRIPASFRRKIVNLQMMASGKTPGLTQEANDRTYEAKIDRDNNNTDVFDDMKQRFLAFKKHKLRSSNTRRNQ; this is encoded by the exons ATGGCATCCTCTATCTCCCATGATCCTTCTTCTTCCTTCACGTCTCTCCTTAATCTCCAATACCAACAATCG ATCTTCGGTTACAAGGACAAAGCAAGGGACTTTGAGAAAACCCAGTTGAGGATTCCCGCTTCTTTCAG AAGAAAAATTGTCAACTTGCAAATGATGGCGTCAGGAAAGACACCTGGGCTGACTCAGGAAGCTAATGACCGCACTTATGAGGCTAAAATTGATAGAGATAATAATAACACTGATGTGTTTGACGACATGAAACAACGGTTCCTCGCCTTCAAGAAGCATAAGTTGCGTTCTTCAAATACAAGGAG GAACCAGTGA
- the LOC106302822 gene encoding uncharacterized protein LOC106302822 produces the protein MATEPPLDSNGDDGEKGLDVGGRGLVSDSGESEGGGIKVTEVSVERSRIEIEETHAGVDGKSSGLVNGVNLSVTFSHYRILDGKEEMVTREGVTDKDIEIPVEIFEDVEPLWKSFVVGYFIGDSPSIGSIHSTVNRIWSSPKSKIDVQFISKRTVLFRIEDEQMRKRVLRRKYWHIGDVPLVVCEWNPETAQNPPDLSAMPLWVDLVNVSGYLYSLEELRFLSRTAGNFVKLHPNTEKCVCMDVARVLVEVNLMKLLPQKISFKDKDQCSVTVKVFYPWLPPRCSSCEGWGHTEKECTKMQPKNLEKKSEATGSDKEVVLKLLSDLEHVDAIVVDVNIEEGPKTGGGEVLQTRKYGEWTQNGNPGSLRENLQSKNECRVVSPNGFQVLSDIREESEIDEEEEENGTMRNDGVNLQEVGGNKEERGNASVSQERELQTSHVSNQKGRGKGAVQMENFQRVFDATFPGWNCIHNYDHHPLGRIWVCWSDDVEMVPASSSDFYVIRSTTKHSQGISETCTMRDFQDAIGRCAVDDLAQVGSLYTWTNRRSESPISKKLDRVLVNNQWLTTFPVSFGTFEAGGVSDHLRVWMQLRPSETANRKPFKFFNHVTSHPRFLEVVDNVWNSQAPLYHSRSALKLFYSKLKSLKGDLCGLNKDLFGDLPSRVKLTYEDLCLKQAVATDLPTTAAFEDVSAAWGHRHHISGIEEQFYFQKSKIKWLGLGDRNNCFYHNVCKARNSKNAIRRIVTEDGRVLTDLKEIKSEAARHFDKFLNSQPSNFEEIPIENLQEVVEYRCPQDVAAGLTNAKKHQRHALSLIPKSAAAERMSDFWPIACCNVVYKVISKIIARRLKATLPSAIELNQCAFVKGRLLLENVLLAIELVKDYHKPDISSRSAVKLDISKAFDTVQWSFIEAVLRTLGYPDLFITWIIRCVDTAAFFVSVNGELEGFFSSARGIRMLNSAVLNRRIGYHQLCSSLKLTHLSFADDIMVFTNGSPASLEGVLEVFDEYARISGVSINISKSTVFAAGRDKQRLEYKAVTAGFTVSGLPIKYLGLPLTTKSMSRHDYEPLLAKIKARFQIWTSKSLSFAGRLLLIKYVIASTTNFWCSAFCVLQACMDEIDSMSSAFLWSGSPNDTSKAKVAWKEVCNPMQEGGLGIRSLTEVAKVFSLRLIWRIFSEPQSLWVDWVRQFLLRRESFWDVRDTGLGSWVWLKLLKMRTLAKQFLRIEIHNGQTTRFWTDIWHPSGRLIEVAGESGTQQLGITRSALVCEVRTEAGWAFRRTRDRQLREIINSIETH, from the exons ATGGCGACCGAGCCGCCGCTCGATTCAAACGGCGACGATGGAGAGAAAGGATTGGATGTTGGTGGAAGGGGTCTGGTGTCAGATTCGGGGGAGTCAGAAGGTGGGGGAATCAAAGTTACGGAGGTATCGGTGGAGAGGAGTCGGATTGAGATTGAGGAAACACACGCTGGGGTTGATGGAAAATCTTCTGGGCTTGTCAATGGGGTGAATTTGTCGGTCACTTTCTCACATTACCGGATTCTAGATGGGAAAGAAGAGATGGTAACCAGGGAAGGAGTTACCGATAAGG ACATTGAGATACCTGTGGAGATCTTTGAGGATGTGGAGCCTTTGTGGAAGAGTTTCGTTGTAGGCTACTTCATAGGGGACTCGCCTTCCATTGGCTCCATACACTCTACTGTGAACAGAATATGGAGCTCCCCAAAGTCCAAGATTGATGTCCAATTCATAAGCAAGAGGACTGTGTTGTTTCGAATTGAAGATGAGCAAATGAGGAAGAGAGTCTTGAGAAGGAAGTATTGGCATATTGGTGATGTTCCTTTGGTGGTATGTGAATGGAACCCGGAAACAGCGCAGAACCCCCCTGATTTGTCAGCGATGCCTTTATGGGTTGATCTGGTAAACGTTTCGGGCTATTTATATTCGCTGGAGGAGCTTAGATTTCTGTCTCGTACCGCTGGCAACTTTGTCAAGCTCCATCCCAACACTGAGAAATGTGTGTGCATGGATGTGGCAAGGGTGCTTGTAGAAGTGAACTTGATGAAGCTGCTGCCCCAAAAGATCAGTTTCAAGGATAAAGATCAGTGCAGTGTTACAGTGAAGGTGTTCTATCCTTGGCTTCCACCTCGCTGTTCTTCATGTGAGGGTTGGGGGCACACAGAGAAGGAGTGTACGAAAATGCAACCCAAGAATCTGGAGAAGAAGTCTGAAGCTACAGGGTCGGACAAGGAAGTGGTCTTGAAGCTGTTAAGTGATTTAGAACATGTTGATGCAATTGTGGTAGATGTTAACATAGAAGAGGGTCCAAAGACTGGTGGTGGAGAAGTATTGCAGACTCGGAAATATGGTGAGTGGACGCAGAATGGTAACCCTGGCTCACTGAGAGAAAATCTCCAATCTAAGAACGAGTGTAGAGTTGTATCACCTAATGGCTTTCAGGTCTTAAGTGACATCAGAGAAGAGAGTGAGATAGATGAAGAAGAGGAGGAGAATGGTACCATGAGAAATGATGGGGTTAATCTACAGGAAGTTGGAGGTAATAAAGAGGAACGAGGGAATGCAAGTGTATCCCAAGAGAGGGAGCTGCAAACGAGCCATGTCAGTAACCAGAAAGGTAGAGGAAAGGGAGCC GTACAAATGGAGAATTTTCAGAGGGTATTTGATGCTACTTTTCCTGGTTGGAACTGTATTCATAATTATGATCATCATCCTCTAGGAAGAATTTGGGTTTGCTGGTCCGACGATGTAGAGATGGTTCCTGCTTCTTCAA GCGATTTCTATGTGATCCGCTCAACAACTAAGCACTCTCAGGGTATTAGTGAGACATGCACAATGAGAGATTTTCAGGATGCGATTGGTAGATGTGCTGTGGATGACCTAGCACAGGTGGGCTCACTCTACACATGGACGAACCGACGATCTGAGAGCCCTATCAGTAAAAAACTGGATAGAGTTTTGGTTAATAACCAATGGCTTACGACATTTCCCGTTTCTTTCGGTACCTTTGAAGCAGGTGGTGTGTCTGATCATCTGAGGGTGTGGATGCAACTTCGGCCATCTGAGACAGCTAACCGGAAGCCTTTCAAGTTCTTCAATCATGTGACGAGTCACCCACGGTTCCTTGAAGTCGTGGATAATGTCTGGAATTCTCAGGCGCCACTATACCATTCCAGATCAGCTCTGAAACTATTTTATAGCAAACTAAAGAGCCTGAAGGGTGATCTCTGCGGGCTTAACAAGGATTTGTTTGGTGACTTGCCTTCAAGAGTGAAGCTTACCTATGAGGACCTATGTCTAAAACAAGCTGTAGCCACGGATCTCCCAACGACAGCAGCGTTTGAAGATGTCTCAGCAGCATGGGGGCACCGACATCATATTTCAGGCATTGAAGAACAATTTTATTTCCAAAAGTCTAAGATTAAATGGTTGGGGCTGGGTGACCGTAACAATTGTTTCTATCATAATGTTTGTAAAGCAAGGAACTCAAAGAATGCTATCAGACGTATTGTCACTGAAGATGGAAGAGTACTCACAGATTTGAAGGAGATTAAGTCAGAGGCAGCGCGACATTTTGACAAATTTCTCAACAGTCAGCCGAGTAACTTTGAGGAGATTCCGATTGAGAACCTTCAGGAGGTGGTGGAGTATCGGTGTCCTCAGGATGTAGCAGCGGGTTTG ACTAATGCCAAGAAGCACCAACGCCACGCTTTATCCTTGATTCCCAAGTCAGCAGCGGCGGAGAGAATGTCTGATTTTTGGCCCATTGCGTGTTGCAACGTTGTTTATAAAGTGATTTCCAAAATCATTGCAAGGCGGCTGAAAGCAACACTCCCTTCTGCTATTGAGCTGAACCAGTGTGCATTCGTCAAGGGTCGTCTCCTTCTCGAAAACGTTTTGTTAGCAATAGAACTAGTGAAAGATTACCACAAGCCAGACATCTCATCACGTTCTGCAGTCAAGCTGGATATTTCTAAGGCTTTTGACACAGTCCAATGGAGTTTCATTGAAGCTGTTCTTCGCACATTGGGATATCCTGATCTATTCATTACTTGGATCATCCGATGCGTGGACACTGCTGCCTTTTTTGTCTCGGTGAATGGCGAGTTGGAAGGGTTTTTCTCTAGTGCACGGGGGATCAG GATGCTGAACTCTGCGGTTCTAAATAGACGTATTGGGTATCATCAGCTATGCTCGTCCCTAAAGCTTACTCATCTTAGCTTCGCTGACGACATCATGGTATTCACCAATGGTTCCCCCGCTTCATTGGAAGGTGTACTAGAAGTGTTTGATGAGTATGCTCGGATCTCAGGAGTCAGCATCAACATATCAAAATCGACGGTCTTTGCTGCAGGGAGGGACAAGCAGAGACTTGAATATAAGGCAGTAACAGCGGGGTTCACTGTCTCTGGATTACCAATCAAATATCTTGGCCTTCCGCTCACGACTAAATCTATGTCAAGGCATGATTACGAGCCTTTACTAGCCAAAATCAAAGCTAGATTTCAGATCTGGACTAGTAAGTCACTCTCCTTTGCAGGTAGACTCTTGTTGATTAAATATGTCATTGCTAGCACAACAAATTTCTGGTGCTCTGCGTTTTGTGTACTGCAAGCATGTATGGACGAAATCGACAGTATGAGCTCTGCGTTTCTTTGGAGTGGTTCTCCAAATGACACTTCGAAGGCAAAAGTGGCATGGAAGGAGGTCTGTAATCCAATGCAAGAGGGAGGCTTGGGCATCAGGAGTCTAACGGAGGTAGCTAAGGTTTTTTCCCTTAGACTAATATGGCGCATCTTCAGTGAACCGCAATCTCTTTGGGTTGACTGGGTGAGACAGTTTTTACTTCGAAGAGAGTCCTTTTGGGACGTGAGAGACACCGGTTTGGGTTCATGGGTCTGGCTTAAGCTTTTGAAGATGAGAACCTTAGCGAAGCAGTTCTTGCGCATAGAGATTCATAATGGACAGACTACTAGATTCTGGACAGACATATGGCACCCTAGTGGTCGTTTGATTGAAGTTGCAGGCGAATCCGGAACGCAGCAACTTGGTATCACTAGATCAGCTCTCGTTTGTGAGGTACGAACAGAGGCAGGATGGGCTTTCCGTAGAACTCGTGACAGACAACTCAGAGAGATTATCAACTCGATTGAAACTCATTAA
- the LOC106301181 gene encoding endoglucanase 3, with the protein MASPFFFVFLLSGLLLGNTYAGPNYREALSKSLLFFQGQRSGRLPGDQKLSWRFNSGLSDGSSAHVDLSGGYYDAGDNVKFNFPMAFTTTMLSWSSLEYGKKMGPELQNARVAIRWATDYLLKCARATPGKLYVGVGDPNGDHKCWERPEDMDTPRTVYSVSASNPGSDVAAETAAALAASSMVFRKVDPKYSRLLLATAKKVMQFAIQYRGAYSDSLSSAVCPFYCSYSGYKDELLWGAAWLHRATNNQYYLNFIKSLGGGDQPDIFSWDNKYAGAYVLLSRRAVLNKDNNFELYKQAAENFMCKILPNSPSSSTKYTQGGLMYKLPQSNLQYVTSITFLLTTYAKYMKSSKHTFNCGNSLIAPNVLINLSKRQVDYILGVNPMKMSYMVGFGSSFPKRIHHRGSSLPSRAVRSNSLGCSGGFQSFRTPNPNPNILTGAIVGGPDRNDQYPDQRDDYSRSEPATYINAAFVGPLAYFVGKSH; encoded by the exons ATGGCTTCCCCTTTCTTCTTTGTTTTCCTTCTCTCTGGTCTTTTACTAGGAAACACCTATGCTGGTCCCAATTACAGAGAAGCACTCTCAAAGTCATTGCTCTTTTTCCAAGGTCAGCGGTCTGGTCGCCTCCCTGGTGACCAAAAACTCTCATGGAGGTTCAACTCTGGCCTCTCTGATGGCTCCTCTGCTCAC GTGGATTTGAGTGGAGGGTACTATGATGCTGGTGACAACGTGAAGTTCAATTTCCCTATGGCCTTCACCACCACCATGCTCTCCTGGAGCTCTTTGGAATACGGTAAGAAGATGGGACCAGAACTTCAGAACGCCCGTGTGGCCATCCGTTGGGCCACGGACTATCTGCTGAAATGTGCCAGGGCTACACCTGGGAAGCTTTACGTTGGAGTAGGAGACCCAAACGGTGATCACAAGTGCTGGGAACGTCCAGAAGATATGGACACTCCTCGCACAGTCTACTCTGTGTCAGCTTCAAACCCTGGCTCTGATGTAGCAGCTGAAACCGCTGCTGCCCTTGCGGCTAGCTCAATGGTTTTCAGGAAAGTTGATCCCAAGTACTCTCGCTTGCTCCTGGCCACAGCCAAGAAGGTAATGCAGTTTGCTATTCAGTACCGTGGTGCTTACAGTGATTCCCTTTCCTCTGCTGTTTGTCCTTTCTACTGCTCCTACTCTGGCTACAAGGACGAGCTTCTGTGGGGAGCGGCATGGCTGCATAGAGCAACCAACAATCAGTATTACTTAAACTTTATTAAATCCTTGGGAGGTGGAGACCAACCTGACATATTCAGTTGGGACAATAAGTATGCTGGTGCTTATGTTCTTCTCTCACGA CGAGCAGTACTAAACAAAGACAACAACTTTGAGCTCTACAAGCAAGCAGCTGAGAATTTCATGTGCAAGATCCTTCCAAACTCTCCTTCCTCGTCCACAAAGTACACTCAAG GTGGCTTGATGTACAAGTTACCTCAGAGCAATCTACAATACGTGACATCAATAACATTCTTGCTAACGACCTACGCTAAATACATGAAGTCCTCGAAACACACATTCAACTGCGGAAACTCTCTCATTGCTCCCAACGTTCTGATAAACCTATCGAAGCGTCAGGTGGATTACATCCTCGGTGTGAATCCGATGAAAATGTCTTACATGGTTGGGTTCGGGTCGAGTTTCCCCAAGCGAATCCACCATAGAGGATCCTCTCTCCCGAGCCGAGCAGTCCGTTCGAATTCTCTGGGATGCAGTGGCGGATTCCAGTCTTTCCGCACCCCAAACCCTAACCCTAACATATTAACCGGAGCTATCGTGGGAGGACCGGATCGAAATGACCAGTATCCAGACCAGAGAGATGATTACAGCCGGTCTGAACCAGCCACTTACATAAATGCGGCATTTGTCGGACCCTTGGCATATTTTGTCGGAAAGTCTCATTGA
- the LOC106302819 gene encoding receptor-like kinase TMK4, with protein MEVTPYLLFLLFTVYLLAVTTADDRAAMLALAKSFTPPPSDWSTTSSTGCCTWSGVRCTSESDRVTSISLEDESLAGDLAPEVSTLSELKSINLQGNKLSGTIPSLAKLNSLREIYLDSNLFQGVEPGAFAGLTSLRILSMRDNRNIFSWSFPSGIADSTSFTTVNILGLSYNNITGVLPPSLAKSSIQNLRVNDQFSGLSGTIQVLSGMTSLSQAWLQKNQFTGSIPKVLTSLPNLQLIDLSNNNLTCDIPMFSATVAFIYKPDNLLLVRGLDYSYTQPSQSDDYGLGNTTESDHCSTEMNIMLDQAEIEASHVQYPPQPEVEFGFPKECYCGGEPVLRTSITGRRFYSCENIDDGDCHVYKCWEEAATEEIKALGTQYALLSDKIDYIAGVSDYESELNQVKDLHYQTELKETMLEKTVSDLAKKCYGFELVLGVMVLVVMVVSMFVVFN; from the exons ATGGAGGTTACGCCTTACCTCCTATTCCTCCTCTTCACCGTCTATCTCCTCGCCGTCACCACCGCCGATGACAGAGCAGCTATGCTGGCTCTAGCCAAATCATTCACTCCTCCGCCGTCAGATTGGTCAACCACCTCCTCCACCGGCTGCTGCACGTGGTCCGGCGTGAGATGCACCTCCGAGTCCGACCGCGTCACCTCAATCAGCCTCGAGGATGAGTCTCTCGCCGGGGATTTAGCACCGGAGGTCTCGACTCTCTCCGAGCTTAAAAGTATCAACCTTCAGGGTAACAAGCTCAGCGGTACGATCCCTTCCTTGGCTAAACTCAACTCCCTTCGAGAGATTTACTTGGATTCGAATCTCTTCCAAGGAGTTGAGCCCGGAGCTTTCGCCGGACTCACCAGCCTCCGTATCTTGAGCATGAGGGATAACCGGAACATCTTCTCTTGGAGCTTCCCTTCAGGGATAGCGGATTCGACCTCTTTCACCACCGTCAAC ATCCTCGGCCTCTCTTACAACAACATCACCGGCGTTTTGCCTCCCTCCCTGGCCAAATCTTCGATTCAGAATCTCAGGGTTAATGATCAGTTCTCCGGTTTATCCGGTACGATCCAAGTACTCTCCGGTATGACGTCTTTGTCCCAGGCTTGGCTTCAGAAGAATCAATTTACCGGTTCGATACCCAAAGTCTTGACATCCTTGCCTAATTTGCAGCTGATTGATTTGTCCAACAACAATCTAACATGCGATATACCCATGTTTTCTGCTACTGTTGCGTTCATTTACAAGCCCGATAACCTTCTGTTG GTCAGGGGTTTGGATTATAGCTACACGCAACCGTCTCAATCGGATGATTATGGTTTAGGGAACACAACAGAGAGTGACCACTGCTCGACAGAAATGAATATTATGCTCGACCAAGCAGAGATTGAAGCTTCGCATGTTCAATACCCTCCGCAGCCGGAGGTTGAGTTCGGCTTCCCCAAGGAATGCTACTGCGGTGGAGAACCGGTTCTTAGGACATCTATCACGGGGAGAAGGTTTTACTCATGTGAGAACATCGACGATGGAGACTGCCATGTATACAAGTGCTGGGAGGAAGCGGCTACAGAGGAGATCAAAGCTTTAGGTACACAGTATGCTCTGCTATCAGATAAGATTGATTATATTGCCGGTGTTAGTGACTACGAGTCTGAACTAAACCAGGTAAAAGATCTCCATTACCAGACAGAGCTGAAGGAGACTATGCTCGAGAAAACTGTCTCTGATTTGGCCAAAAAATGTTATGGGTTTGAGCTCGTTCTAGGTGTTATGGTTCTTGTAGTAATGGTAGTATCCATGTTTGTAGTATTTAATTAG
- the LOC106305124 gene encoding ethylene-responsive transcription factor ERF019-like, translated as MDCRDSSESQSKYRGIRRRKWGKWVSEIRVPGTRDRLWLGSFSTAEGAAVAHDVAFYCLHQPNSLESLNFPHLLPPYIASSNTSPRSIQQAASNAGMAVDAGIVNGNGVTGNSGCGHTTAYCGNGGEVMEPLNISVYDYLDGHDHVWSSSF; from the coding sequence ATGGACTGCAGAGACTCCAGCGAAAGTCAATCAAAGTACAGAGGAATCCGTCGCCGGAAATGGGGAAAATGGGTATCGGAGATTAGAGTTCCGGGAACTCGAGACCGTCTCTGGCTAGGCTCATTCTCCACCGCAGAAGGCGCAGCCGTAGCGCACGACGTAGCTTTCTACTGTTTACACCAACCAAACTCACTCGAATCTCTCAATTTTCCTCACCTCCTTCCTCCTTATATCGCTTCCAGTAATACTTCGCCGAGGTCTATCCAGCAAGCTGCTTCCAATGCCGGGATGGCAGTTGACGCGGGGATCGTTAACGGTAACGGCGTGACAGGGAACTCTGGGTGTGGACATACGACGGCGTATTGTGGGAATGGAGGTGAAGTAATGGAGCCGTTGAATATTTCGGTGTATGATTATCTGGACGGTCACGATCACGTATGGTCTTCTTCTTTTTGA
- the LOC106301179 gene encoding NAC domain-containing protein 13 — protein sequence MQSYWNIRSSSQILNLHQQKSLGFFFSSPVMETSRGSCRAGDRVLAPGFRFHPTDEELVVYYLKRKIRRKKLRVAAIGETDVYKFDPEELPGKALHNTGDRQWFFFSPRDRKQHGGRSSRATDRGYWKATGVDRIIKCNSRPVGEKKTLVFHRGRAPKGERTDWVMHEYTLHKEELEKCGDVKDNFVLYKIFKKSGSGPKNGEHYGAPFVEEEWAEEDDEVDEADAVHVPTNQLMVSVCLGSNNNIWADGGLNQSELNENDIQELMRQVSEETGVNSHVANNNPVNLAEDEYLEIDDLLLPGSEPSYVDKQGSAVLNDNDFFDVDSYIGDFDATNPQSEPVGVGLNNGVKNSLPVNTFPVTDQANNNQFPQQTWKNQDSNWPLRNSYTRKISSESWTHELNNDEVTVCKFGEAPGIGGASEFINPIASGISIAKGEEATKDESSQFSSSVWSFLESIPASPAFASENPIVNLNIVRISSLGGRYRLGSKSTSTNVVIAVNDSEAKRNKCGGYNKKNNHKGFFCLSIIGALCALSWVMMGTMGVSGRSLLW from the exons ATGCAATCCTATTGGAACATTCGATCTTCTTCCCAGATTCTGAATTTGCACCAACAAAAAAGTTTAGGGTTTTTCTTTTCTTCCCCTGTGATGGAGACTTCAAGGGGTTCATGTCGGGCTGGAGACAGAGTCTTAGCTCCAGGGTTTAGGTTTCATCCAACCGACGAGGAACTGGTTGTTTACTACCTCAAGAGAAAGATTCGCCGCAAGAAACTGAGAGTCGCTGCAATCGGCGAGACTGATGTCTACAAGTTCGATCCGGAGGAGCTGCCCG GCAAAGCATTACATAATACTGGAGATCGTCAGTGGTTCTTTTTCAGCCCGAGAGACAGGAAACAACATGGAGGCAGGTCAAGCAGAGCAACTGACCGTGGATACTGGAAAGCAACAGGGGTAGACAGAATCATCAAGTGCAATTCTCGTCCCGTTGGAGAGAAGAAGACCCTTGTTTTCCACAGAGGCAGGGCTCCCAAGGGCGAGAGGACTGACTGGGTCATGCACGAGTACACACTGCACAAAGAGGAACTCGAGAAGTGCGGAGATGTTAAGGATAATTTTGTTCTTTACAAGATTTTTAAGAAAAGCGGGTCTGGTCCTAAGAACGGTGAGCATTATGGAGCTCCTTTTGTTGAAGAAGAGTGGGCTGAGGAGGATGACGAGGTTGATGAGGCTGATGCAGTCCATGTTCCTACAAATCAGCTCATGGTTTCAGTTTGTTTGGGAAGTAATAATAACATATGGGCGGATGGTGGGCTTAACCAGTCTGAGTTGAATGAAAACGATATTCAAGAGCTGATGAGACAGGTTAGCGAAGAGACTGGAGTGAACTCTCATGTGGCAAATAATAATCCGGTAAACTTGGCAGAAGATGAGTATTTGGAAATTGACGATCTTTTGCTCCCTGGATCTGAACCAAGTTATGTGGACAAACAAGGGTCTGCTGTCCTGAATGATAATGATTTCTTTGATGTTGATTCATACATTGGTGATTTTGATGCCACAAATCCTCAGTCAGAGCCTGTTGGTGTTGGTTTGAACAATGGGGTTAAAAATAGTCTTCCAGTGAATACTTTCCCAGTGACTGACCAGGCTAATAACAACCAGTTCCCACAGCAAACATGGAAGAACCAAGATAGTAACTGGCCACTCCGTAACAGCTATACCAGAAAGATAAGCAGTGAGTCATGGACGCATGAGCTAAACAATGATGAAGTTACTGTTTGCAAATTTGGTGAGGCCCCTGGTATAG GTGGTGCATCTGAGTTCATAAACCCTATTGCTTCTGGTATAAGTATAGCAAAGGGAGAAGAAGCCACAAAAGACGAGTCAAGTCAGTTTTCTTCTAGTGTATGGTCTTTCCTAGAGTCGATTCCTGCGAGTCCAGCATTCGCTTCAGAGAATCCAATCGTTAACCTGAACATAGTCAGGATATCAAGCCTCGGTGGCCGCTACCGGCTTGGTTCTAAAAGCACAAGTACCAATGTTGTTATAGCAGTTAACGATTCAGAAGCAAAGAGGAACAAGTGTGGAGGATACAACAAGAAGAACAATCACAAGGGCTTCTTCTGCTTATCTATCATTGGAGCTCTGTGTGCTTTGTCTTGGGTCATGATGGGAACAATGGGAGTTTCAGGAAGGTCTTTGTTGTGGTGA